One genomic region from Eptesicus fuscus isolate TK198812 chromosome 18, DD_ASM_mEF_20220401, whole genome shotgun sequence encodes:
- the ACTR8 gene encoding actin-related protein 8 isoform X1, with the protein MTQAEKGDAENGKEKGGEKEKEQRGVKRPIVPAQVPESLQEQIQSNFIVVIHPGSTTLRIGRATDTLPISIPHVIARRHKQQGQPMYKDNWLLREGLNKPESNEQRQNGLKMVDQAIWSKKMSNGTRRIPVSPEQARSYNKQMRPAILDHCSGNKWTNTSHHPEFLVGEEALYVNPLDCYNIHWPIRRGQLNTHPGPGGSLTAVLADIEVIWSHAIQKYLEIPLKDLKYYRCILLIPDIYNKQHVKELVNMILMKMGFSGIVVHQESVCATFGSGLSSTCIVDVGDQKTSVCCVEDGVSHRNTRLCLAYGGSDVSRCFYWLMQRAGFPYRECQLTNKMDCLLLQHLKETFCHLDQDISGLQDHEFQIRHPDSPALLYQFRLGDEKLQAPMALFYPATFGIVGQKMTTLQHRSQGDPEDPHDEHYLLATQSKQEQSAKATADRKSASKPIGFEGDLRGQSLDLPERLHSQEVDLGPSQGDCLMAGNDSEEALTALMSRKTAISLFEGKALGLDKAILHSIDCCSSDDTKKKMYSSILVVGGGLMFHKAQEFLQHRILNKMPPSFRRIIENVEVITRPKDMDPRLIAWKGGAVLACLDTTQELWIYQREWQRFGVRMLRERAAFVW; encoded by the exons ATGACCCAGGCGGAGAAGGGGGACGCAGAAAacgggaaggagaagggcggggagaaggaaaaggagcagCGCGGGGTGAAGCGGCCCATCGTGCCCGCGCAGGTGCCGGAGTCGCTGCAGGAG CAAATCCAGAGCAACTTCATTGTTGTCATACATCCGGGTTCAACAACTTTAAGGATTGGTCGAGCCACAGACACACTTCCTATCAGCATTCCTCATGTCATTGCACGAAGACACAAGCAACAAGGGCAACCCATGTACAAAGACAACTGGCTCCTAAGGGAAGGACTAAAT AAACCTGAAAGTAACGAGCAAAGACAAAATGGTCTTAAAATGGTGGATCAAGCGATATGGTCTAAAAAGATGTCAAATGGTACAAGACGGATTCCTGTGTCCCCTGAACAG GCACGCTCCTACAACAAGCAGATGCGACCTGCAATTTTAGATCATTGTTCTGGAAATAAATGGACAAACACATCTCATCACCCTGAGTTTTTGGTAGGAGAAGAG GCCTTGTATGTTAATCCACTGGACTGTTACAATATCCACTGGCCTATTAGAAGAGGGCAGTTAAATACTCACCCAGGACCTGGGGGCTCTCTTACAGCTGTTCTGGCAGATATTGAAGTAATATGGTCTCAtgcaatacaaaaatatttggaaattccGTTGAAAGATTTAAAG TATTATAGGTGTATCTTGTTAATTCCTGATATTTATAATAAGCAGCATGTGAAAGAATTAGTGAATATGATCCTAATGAAGATGGGTTTCTCAG GGATTGTGGTCCATCAGGAGTCTGTGTGTGCCACTTTTGGAAGTGGTTTAAGCAGCACGTGTATTGTAGATGTTGGGGACCAGAAGACAAGTGTATGCTGTGTGGAGGATGGGGTCTCTCATCGGAATACTCG ACTCTGTCTGGCATATGGAGGGTCTGATGTATCAAGATGTTTTTACTGGCTGATGCAGCGAGCTGGATTCCCTTATAGAGAATGccaattaacaaataaaatggatTGCCTTCTTCTGCAGCACCTAAAGGAAACTTTCTGTCATTTAGATCAG GACATCTCTGGGCTTCAGGACCATGAGTTTCAGATTCGACATCCAGATTCGCCTGCCCTGCTTTACCAGTTTCGATTGGGAGATGAAAAACTCCAG GCTCCAATGGCTCTGTTTTATCCAGCAACCTTTGGAATCGTTGGACAAAAAATGACGACTCTGCAGCACAGGTCCCAGGGTGACCCTGAGGACCCTCATGATGAACACTACCTGCTGGCCACACAGAGCAAGCAAGAGCAG TCTGCAAAAGCTACTGCTGACCGCAAGTCTGCATCCAAGCCCATTGGATTTGAAGGTGATCTTCGTGGGCAGTCCTTGGATCTTCCAGAAAGACTCCATTCCCAGGAGGTGGATTTGGGGCCCTCTCAGGGAGACTGTCTGATGGCTGGCAATGACTCTGAGGAGGCCCTCACCGCACTGATGTCCAGGAAGACTGCCATCTCGCTGTTTGAAGGGAAAGCCCTAGGCCTGGATAAAGCCATCCTTCATAGCATAGACTGCTGTT CATCTGATGACACCAAAAAGAAGATGTACAGTTCCATCCTGGTGGTGGGAGGTGGCTTGATGTTTCATAAAGCACAAGAATTTCTGCAGCACAGAATTCTCAACAAAATGCCACCTTCATTTAGGCGAATTATTGAAAATGTGGAAGTTATCACAAGGCCCAAG GACATGGATCCTCGGCTGATTGCATGGAAAGGGGGCGCAGTGCTGGCTTGTTTGGATACGACACAGGAACTGTGGATCTACCAGCGAGAATGGCAGCGCTTTGGTGTCCGCATGTTACGAGAGCGAGCTGCCTTCGTATGGTGA
- the ACTR8 gene encoding actin-related protein 8 isoform X2, whose product MTQAEKGDAENGKEKGGEKEKEQRGVKRPIVPAQVPESLQEQIQSNFIVVIHPGSTTLRIGRATDTLPISIPHVIARRHKQQGQPMYKDNWLLREGLNKPESNEQRQNGLKMVDQAIWSKKMSNGTRRIPVSPEQARSYNKQMRPAILDHCSGNKWTNTSHHPEFLVGEEALYVNPLDCYNIHWPIRRGQLNTHPGPGGSLTAVLADIEVIWSHAIQKYLEIPLKDLKYYRCILLIPDIYNKQHVKELVNMILMKMGFSDVGDQKTSVCCVEDGVSHRNTRLCLAYGGSDVSRCFYWLMQRAGFPYRECQLTNKMDCLLLQHLKETFCHLDQDISGLQDHEFQIRHPDSPALLYQFRLGDEKLQAPMALFYPATFGIVGQKMTTLQHRSQGDPEDPHDEHYLLATQSKQEQSAKATADRKSASKPIGFEGDLRGQSLDLPERLHSQEVDLGPSQGDCLMAGNDSEEALTALMSRKTAISLFEGKALGLDKAILHSIDCCSSDDTKKKMYSSILVVGGGLMFHKAQEFLQHRILNKMPPSFRRIIENVEVITRPKDMDPRLIAWKGGAVLACLDTTQELWIYQREWQRFGVRMLRERAAFVW is encoded by the exons ATGACCCAGGCGGAGAAGGGGGACGCAGAAAacgggaaggagaagggcggggagaaggaaaaggagcagCGCGGGGTGAAGCGGCCCATCGTGCCCGCGCAGGTGCCGGAGTCGCTGCAGGAG CAAATCCAGAGCAACTTCATTGTTGTCATACATCCGGGTTCAACAACTTTAAGGATTGGTCGAGCCACAGACACACTTCCTATCAGCATTCCTCATGTCATTGCACGAAGACACAAGCAACAAGGGCAACCCATGTACAAAGACAACTGGCTCCTAAGGGAAGGACTAAAT AAACCTGAAAGTAACGAGCAAAGACAAAATGGTCTTAAAATGGTGGATCAAGCGATATGGTCTAAAAAGATGTCAAATGGTACAAGACGGATTCCTGTGTCCCCTGAACAG GCACGCTCCTACAACAAGCAGATGCGACCTGCAATTTTAGATCATTGTTCTGGAAATAAATGGACAAACACATCTCATCACCCTGAGTTTTTGGTAGGAGAAGAG GCCTTGTATGTTAATCCACTGGACTGTTACAATATCCACTGGCCTATTAGAAGAGGGCAGTTAAATACTCACCCAGGACCTGGGGGCTCTCTTACAGCTGTTCTGGCAGATATTGAAGTAATATGGTCTCAtgcaatacaaaaatatttggaaattccGTTGAAAGATTTAAAG TATTATAGGTGTATCTTGTTAATTCCTGATATTTATAATAAGCAGCATGTGAAAGAATTAGTGAATATGATCCTAATGAAGATGGGTTTCTCAG ATGTTGGGGACCAGAAGACAAGTGTATGCTGTGTGGAGGATGGGGTCTCTCATCGGAATACTCG ACTCTGTCTGGCATATGGAGGGTCTGATGTATCAAGATGTTTTTACTGGCTGATGCAGCGAGCTGGATTCCCTTATAGAGAATGccaattaacaaataaaatggatTGCCTTCTTCTGCAGCACCTAAAGGAAACTTTCTGTCATTTAGATCAG GACATCTCTGGGCTTCAGGACCATGAGTTTCAGATTCGACATCCAGATTCGCCTGCCCTGCTTTACCAGTTTCGATTGGGAGATGAAAAACTCCAG GCTCCAATGGCTCTGTTTTATCCAGCAACCTTTGGAATCGTTGGACAAAAAATGACGACTCTGCAGCACAGGTCCCAGGGTGACCCTGAGGACCCTCATGATGAACACTACCTGCTGGCCACACAGAGCAAGCAAGAGCAG TCTGCAAAAGCTACTGCTGACCGCAAGTCTGCATCCAAGCCCATTGGATTTGAAGGTGATCTTCGTGGGCAGTCCTTGGATCTTCCAGAAAGACTCCATTCCCAGGAGGTGGATTTGGGGCCCTCTCAGGGAGACTGTCTGATGGCTGGCAATGACTCTGAGGAGGCCCTCACCGCACTGATGTCCAGGAAGACTGCCATCTCGCTGTTTGAAGGGAAAGCCCTAGGCCTGGATAAAGCCATCCTTCATAGCATAGACTGCTGTT CATCTGATGACACCAAAAAGAAGATGTACAGTTCCATCCTGGTGGTGGGAGGTGGCTTGATGTTTCATAAAGCACAAGAATTTCTGCAGCACAGAATTCTCAACAAAATGCCACCTTCATTTAGGCGAATTATTGAAAATGTGGAAGTTATCACAAGGCCCAAG GACATGGATCCTCGGCTGATTGCATGGAAAGGGGGCGCAGTGCTGGCTTGTTTGGATACGACACAGGAACTGTGGATCTACCAGCGAGAATGGCAGCGCTTTGGTGTCCGCATGTTACGAGAGCGAGCTGCCTTCGTATGGTGA
- the SELENOK gene encoding selenoprotein K, translating into MVYIANGQVLDSRSQSPWRLSLITDFFWGIAEFVVLFFKTLLQQDVKKGRGYGNSSDSRYDDGRGPPGNPPRRMGRINHLRGPSPPPMAGGUGR; encoded by the exons ATGGTTTACATCGCGAACG GACAAGTGTTGGACAGCAGGAGTCAGTCCCCATGGAGATTATCTTTGATAACAGATTTCTTCTGGGGAATAGCTGAGTTCGTGGTTTTGTT TTTCAAAACTCTGCTTCAGCAAGATGTGAAAAAGGGAAGAGGCTACGGAAACTCATCTGATTCCAGATATGATGATGGAAGAGG gcCCCCAGGAAACCCTCCCAGAAGAATGGGTCGAATTAATCATCTGCGTGGCCCCAGTCCTCCTCCAATGGCTGGTGGATGAGGAAGGTAA
- the ACTR8 gene encoding actin-related protein 8 isoform X3, whose amino-acid sequence MTQAEKGDAENGKEKGGEKEKEQRGVKRPIVPAQVPESLQEQIQSNFIVVIHPGSTTLRIGRATDTLPISIPHVIARRHKQQGQPMYKDNWLLREGLNKPESNEQRQNGLKMVDQAIWSKKMSNGTRRIPVSPEQARSYNKQMRPAILDHCSGNKWTNTSHHPEFLVGEEYYRCILLIPDIYNKQHVKELVNMILMKMGFSGIVVHQESVCATFGSGLSSTCIVDVGDQKTSVCCVEDGVSHRNTRLCLAYGGSDVSRCFYWLMQRAGFPYRECQLTNKMDCLLLQHLKETFCHLDQDISGLQDHEFQIRHPDSPALLYQFRLGDEKLQAPMALFYPATFGIVGQKMTTLQHRSQGDPEDPHDEHYLLATQSKQEQSAKATADRKSASKPIGFEGDLRGQSLDLPERLHSQEVDLGPSQGDCLMAGNDSEEALTALMSRKTAISLFEGKALGLDKAILHSIDCCSSDDTKKKMYSSILVVGGGLMFHKAQEFLQHRILNKMPPSFRRIIENVEVITRPKDMDPRLIAWKGGAVLACLDTTQELWIYQREWQRFGVRMLRERAAFVW is encoded by the exons ATGACCCAGGCGGAGAAGGGGGACGCAGAAAacgggaaggagaagggcggggagaaggaaaaggagcagCGCGGGGTGAAGCGGCCCATCGTGCCCGCGCAGGTGCCGGAGTCGCTGCAGGAG CAAATCCAGAGCAACTTCATTGTTGTCATACATCCGGGTTCAACAACTTTAAGGATTGGTCGAGCCACAGACACACTTCCTATCAGCATTCCTCATGTCATTGCACGAAGACACAAGCAACAAGGGCAACCCATGTACAAAGACAACTGGCTCCTAAGGGAAGGACTAAAT AAACCTGAAAGTAACGAGCAAAGACAAAATGGTCTTAAAATGGTGGATCAAGCGATATGGTCTAAAAAGATGTCAAATGGTACAAGACGGATTCCTGTGTCCCCTGAACAG GCACGCTCCTACAACAAGCAGATGCGACCTGCAATTTTAGATCATTGTTCTGGAAATAAATGGACAAACACATCTCATCACCCTGAGTTTTTGGTAGGAGAAGAG TATTATAGGTGTATCTTGTTAATTCCTGATATTTATAATAAGCAGCATGTGAAAGAATTAGTGAATATGATCCTAATGAAGATGGGTTTCTCAG GGATTGTGGTCCATCAGGAGTCTGTGTGTGCCACTTTTGGAAGTGGTTTAAGCAGCACGTGTATTGTAGATGTTGGGGACCAGAAGACAAGTGTATGCTGTGTGGAGGATGGGGTCTCTCATCGGAATACTCG ACTCTGTCTGGCATATGGAGGGTCTGATGTATCAAGATGTTTTTACTGGCTGATGCAGCGAGCTGGATTCCCTTATAGAGAATGccaattaacaaataaaatggatTGCCTTCTTCTGCAGCACCTAAAGGAAACTTTCTGTCATTTAGATCAG GACATCTCTGGGCTTCAGGACCATGAGTTTCAGATTCGACATCCAGATTCGCCTGCCCTGCTTTACCAGTTTCGATTGGGAGATGAAAAACTCCAG GCTCCAATGGCTCTGTTTTATCCAGCAACCTTTGGAATCGTTGGACAAAAAATGACGACTCTGCAGCACAGGTCCCAGGGTGACCCTGAGGACCCTCATGATGAACACTACCTGCTGGCCACACAGAGCAAGCAAGAGCAG TCTGCAAAAGCTACTGCTGACCGCAAGTCTGCATCCAAGCCCATTGGATTTGAAGGTGATCTTCGTGGGCAGTCCTTGGATCTTCCAGAAAGACTCCATTCCCAGGAGGTGGATTTGGGGCCCTCTCAGGGAGACTGTCTGATGGCTGGCAATGACTCTGAGGAGGCCCTCACCGCACTGATGTCCAGGAAGACTGCCATCTCGCTGTTTGAAGGGAAAGCCCTAGGCCTGGATAAAGCCATCCTTCATAGCATAGACTGCTGTT CATCTGATGACACCAAAAAGAAGATGTACAGTTCCATCCTGGTGGTGGGAGGTGGCTTGATGTTTCATAAAGCACAAGAATTTCTGCAGCACAGAATTCTCAACAAAATGCCACCTTCATTTAGGCGAATTATTGAAAATGTGGAAGTTATCACAAGGCCCAAG GACATGGATCCTCGGCTGATTGCATGGAAAGGGGGCGCAGTGCTGGCTTGTTTGGATACGACACAGGAACTGTGGATCTACCAGCGAGAATGGCAGCGCTTTGGTGTCCGCATGTTACGAGAGCGAGCTGCCTTCGTATGGTGA
- the IL17RB gene encoding interleukin-17 receptor B has translation MSLVLLSLAALCQGALPPEPTIQCGSENGPSPEWLVSHTLTPGDLRDLRVEPVVTKSSSILMNISWILRADASIRFLKATKICVSGKSHVQSYGCVRCNYTEAFQTQSRPSGGKWTFSYIGFSVELDTQYFIGAHNIPNANMNDDSPSLSVNFTSPGCLYHLVKYKTQCIQAGSLWDPNITACKKDEKTVEVNFTSSPLGNRYMAVIQTETVIGFSEVESKLTHVSVMVPVTEESEGAEVQLTPYFHTCGNDCIRRKGTVVVCPQTDMSFPLDNNRSVLNGWLPLLLAPLAAMWMLAVGICLMRKHERIKTSFPTTTLLPPIKVLVVYPPEICFQHTVCYFTEFLQNHCRSEVILDKWQRKKIAEMGLVQWLTTQKQAAEKVIFLLSNDVNTVCDGTCGKSKGSPHENSQDLFPLAFNLFCSDLRSQTHLHKYMVVYFREADTKDDYSALNVCPKYYLMKDAGAFCKELLHAEQHVSVGKRL, from the exons ATGTCGCTGGTGTTGCTGAGTTTGGCTGCGCTGTGCCAGGGTGCCCTGCCCCCGGAGCCG ACGATTCAGTGTGGCTCTGAGAATG GACCGTCTCCAGAGTGGCTGGTCAGTCACACTCTGACCCCAGGAGACTTGAGGGACCTTCGAGTGGAACCCGTTGTAACGAAAAGCTCTTCAATTTTGATGAACATAAGCTGGATACTCCGAGCAGATG CCAGCATCCGCTTCCTGAAGGCCACCAAGATCTGTGTGTCAGGCAAAAGCCACGTCCAGTCCTACGGCTGCGTGAGGTGCAATTACACAGAGGCCTTCCAGACTCAGAGCAGACCCTCTGGCGGCAAA TGGACGTTTTCCTACATTGGCTTCTCTGTGGAGCTGGACACACAATATTTCATTGGGGCCCATAACATCCCCAACGCAAATATGAATGATGACAGCCCCTCATTGTCTGTGAATTTCACCTCACCAG GCTGCCTATACCATCTAGTGAAATACAAAACCCAGTGCATCCAGGCAG GAAGTCTGTGGGATCCAAACATCACTGCTTGTAAGAAGGATGAGAAGACGGTAGAAGTGAATTTTACAAGCAGTCCCCTTGGAAACAGATACATGGCTGTTATCCAAACTGAAACTGTGATTGGGTTTTCTGAAGTGGAG AGCAAACTAACTCACGTTTCAGTCATGGTTCCAGTGACCGAGGAGAGTGAAGGTGCTGAGGTCCAG cTGACTCCGTATTTCCACACCTGTGGCAACGACTGCATCCGTCGCAAAGGAACCGTTGTGGTTTGTCCACAAACAGATATGTCCTTCCCTCTGGATAACA ACAGAAGCGTACTCAATGGCTGGCTacctctcctcctggccccacTGGCAGCCATGTGGATGCTGGCGGTTGGGATCTGTCTCATGCGGAAGCATG AAAGGATCAAGACTTCCTTCCCCACCACCACGCTACTGCCCCCCATTAAGGTTCTTGTGGTCTACCCACCCGAAATATGTTTCCAGCACACAGTTTGTTACTTCACTGAATTTCTTCAGAACCACTGCAGAAGTGAGGTTATCCTTGACAAgtggcagagaaagaaaatagccGAGATGGGTCTGGTGCAGTGGCTCACCACTCAGAAGCAAGCCGCGGAAAAagtcattttccttctttccaatgATGTCAACACCGTGTGTGATGGGACCTGTGGCAAGAGCAAGGGTAGCCCTCATGAGAACTCCCAAGACCTGTTCCCCCTGGCCTTTAACCTCTTCTGCAGCGACCTGAGGAGCCAGACTCATCTGCACAAATACATGGTGGTCTACTTTAGAGAGGCTGATACCAAAGACGATTACAGTGCCCTCAACGTCTGCCCCAAGTACTACCTCATGAAGGACGCTGGCGCTTTCTGCAAAGAACTGCTCCATGCAGAGCAGCACGTGTCGGTGGGGAAAAGGCTGTGA